CGCTCAATCCAATGCCTGTGTCGCAAACTTCAAACCTTACAGTAGCCCTTGAGTTATTTTGTTCAGTAACCCCGGCCTGAATGGTAATCACGCCCTTTTCAGTGAACTTGACTGCATTATTGACTAAATGTCCAAGAATCTGCTTCAGACGGTCGCTGTCCCCCAAAAGCAGGCAGGGCAGATCCTTGAGATCAACTTTAAGCTTTATCTGCTGGTTGCGGATATTGGTGTAACAGGCATCAATGATCTGGTGAATCAGATGTTCGGGCTGAAAAACTTTTTCTTCCAGAACCAGACTCTGCTGCTCTAAACGGGAAATGTCGATTATATCATTGATGAGCCCCAGAAGCTGGCGCGCGGAATTGGAGAGTTTTGTCATCTGTTCCATTTGACGCTGGGTAAGCGCTCCTTGCTGAACAAGATGGGCAAAACCCATAATGGCGTTCATGGGGGTTCTCAGTTCATGACTCATGTTGGCCAGAAAGGAGCTTTTGGCCTGGTTTGCGGCTTCCGCCTTAATTTTGGCTTCCTTGAGTTGAGCTGTGCGTGAGTCAACCAGCTCTTCCAGGTGTTTGAGAACCTTGTCTTTTTCCCTGTTGGCCTGTTCAGCTGCCTCCCGGGCCTCATTGAGCTCCTTTTGCTGTTTTTTGAGCTGGCGATTTTTTTTGTTTAATGTGCGGGTAGTGGTGGACAGTTCATTATTCAGCCGGGACATCTCTTCAATGATATCATTGGAGGATGCAGCTTCAGGCTCAGCAAAAAACAGGAGATTATCCCTGTCCGGTATCGTGTGACACTTTCGCCAGCTCAAGTTGCCTCTATTGTCAGGAAACCCCAGGGTTAAACTCAAGCCAGGGTTGTTTAAAAGTTTATCAAACCTGGCTTGATCATTTTCCCAGAGGAACTTCCCAAGTGGCTGCCCCACAATAGAATCCCTTTCTGAAGCAAGGATGAGCATGGAATCGCTGCATTCCAGAATGACTCCATGAATGTCCGTAACAGCAAAAAAAATATTGGACTGTTTAAGCAGGTATTGTCGTATCAGAGAATTGTTTTCGCTATGATACTCTGAAGCCATGCCTGTGCTCCGTTTGTTCCAGCCATTGCCTGGCAATTATCACTGCATCCCGGGCATCAACAGCCCATCCATCAGCGCCGGTTGTTTTCCATAAGGCGTCTTCGGCGTAAAAAAGGTTGTTGAATCCCAGATCGCGCAAAATGAATGCAATGCTTTTGCGCATTGTCTGATGGTCGTCTACAATAAGGATGGGAGTTTGAAAATTCATTAAAGTTTCACCAAGTGTTGATCATTCAGGAACTTAAACAGGGATTATGTTTTTAAAAAAATAATGGAGAACAAATTTGTTTTGGTATATTGTCAAGGGAACCAGCCTTAAGCATTCATGCCTGTTTGATGACCGGATGTGATTTTAGTAAGCTCAGTGCGGATTAAGCTATCAAAAAATGATATCCTCCCTTGCCACAAACTTTTTCCAGCGTCTGTCAGATCGCCGTAGTGAGGATAAACTTTCTGTTTTTAGTGTGCGGGTCCTGGCAGAGGTGATCTATCCGGTCAGTGTTGAAGCTGGATGTTCTTCTCTTAATGCCGTGGACTGTGTAGTTCTTGTGCAGTAGCAGTTCTGCCAGGTATGCTCCGTCCTGTCCTGTGATTCCGGTGATTAGGGCTGTTTGGGTCATAAAATTAGCAGGAAATTAAACTATCTCATTAAGCATCTCTGTGATGTTCTTTGTGTCAATCATAGCAATGCAAGATTATTTGAAGGCTGTAGTAGAAGTGTATCCGTTTAAATTTTATTGCCATGTTGTGCAATAGATACTGATATAATAGGCTTTTTGGAGGCAGGCAAGGGAAAACTGGAAGACCCAGGCTATGCGGTTAGATTATCTTTTCTGGGTTGTGGGCACAGTCCGCATTAGACAAGATGAAAGCTATCCGCAGGTCTGGTGTCGGGCGCTTCGTTGGAGATGCTTGTAATTAATCTCAATTTAATCTATATTTTACACAAGCACACAATATTGGTGATTTTTTTATCGCCAACACTCACTTCAAATTTTATCAGGTCAATTCAATGCCCCACACCTTAGATAAAATCCTGGCCCCTGGCGCAAGAATCCTTGTTCGCGATGCTGAATGGCTGGTGCGCCGGGTAGACCGGTCTTCCACTGGAGGTCAGGCCCTGACTTGTATCGGGCTGTCAGAGCTGGTCAGAGATAAAGAAGCGGTTTTTCTTACAGCCATTGAAGCCCTGAAAGCCAAAGTTCAGGTACTTGACCCCTCTACAACCAGCCTGGTTCCTGATAATTCCAGTCACTACCTTGACAGCAGACTCTATCTGGAAAGTCTGCTGCGGCAGACCCCGCCTACTGACGTAAACCTGTATATCGGGCATAAAGCAGCCATGGACATGGTTCCTTTTCAGCTTGATCCTGCTCTTCAGGCCTTAGATAAGCCCAGGCAACGCATTCTCATTGCCGATGCCGTGGGACTGGGTAAAACTCTTGAGGCCGGAATTCTTCTAAGCGAGCTTATCCGCAGAGGGCGGGGCAAACGCATTCTTGTGGTGACCATGAAAAGCATGCTCACCCAGTTTCAGAAAGAACTCTGGACCAGATTCACCATTCCTTTGACCAGGCTTGATTCCATCGGCCTTCAGCGGGTGCGTTCCCGCATTCCAGCCAATCACAATCCATTTTATTATTTTGACAGGTCAATAATTTCCATTGATACCTTGAAACAGGACAATGAGTTCCGGGTTCATCTGGAAAAAGCTGCCTGGGATGTAATTGTCATTGATGAGGCCCACAATGTTGCTGAAAGGGGACATGGCCGCACCCAGAGATCCCGGCTGGCCAGGCTTTTGTCAAAGCAGTCCGATTCCCTGATCATGCTCTCAGCCACACCGCATGACGGCCGGGCCAGAAGCTTTGCCAGCCTTATGAATATGCTCGATCCTACAGCCATTGCCAATCCTGATGATTATGGCCCCCAGGATATACAGGGCCTTTTTATCCGCCGCTTCAAAAAAGACATTCAGCATCAGGTTCAAGGCTCTTTCAAGGAAAGAAAGATCAGCACCTCTCATGTGGATGCCACACCAGCAGAAGAAACAGCCTTTGAAACCCTGATGGATATGAATATCCAGAACCTGGATAAAGGACGGGGCAGTGGTCATCTTTTCAGAACCATTCTGGAAAAGGCTCTCTTTTCCAGCCCGGCCGCGTGCATGGAGACAATAGATTCCCGGCTGAATCAACTTGCAAAGGCTTCCAATAGTTCATTATCTGCGGATATAGAAGCCTTAACTCGCCTGCGCCGGGATGTAGCCGCCATCGGCCCGGAGGATTTCAGCCGGTTCACCAGACTGATCAAGTTGATGACCGATCCCCAGAGTGAGCTTTTCTGGACAGGGCAGGATCCTTCTGACAGGCTGGTCATATTTACTGAACGTATCGCCACTCTGAACTTTTTAACTGCGCATCTGCCCGGCAGGTTGAATCTCAAGACGAAACATGTGGCTGCCCTGCATGGAGGTCTTTCCGACATTGATCAGCAAAAGATAGTTGAGGATTTTGGCAGGGATGAGTCACACCTGCGCCTGCTCATTGCTTCTGACGTAGCCTCTGAAGGAATCAATCTGCACTACCTGTGTCATCGACTGATCCATTTTGATATCCCCTGGTCCTTGATGGTCTTTCAGCAGCGTAACGGACGTATTGATCGCTATGGACAGGAAAAAACTCCTTTGATTCACTACCTGGTCACCACAAGCGTAACACCCAAGATCCATGGAGACATGCGCATTCTGGATCTGCTGATTCATAAAGATGATGAAGCAGTCAAAAATATCGGTTATCCGTCCGCTCTTATGGGGGTTTATGACATTGACGAGGAAGAAGCCCGCACTGCCAGGGCACTGGAAGAGAACCTGTCGCCTGAGGCTTTTGAAACTCAGTTACTTTCCGCTGACCAGGAGGACACCCTGGATCTTCTGGCATTTCTGGAACAGGGTCAGCAATCGTCCTCGTCAGATTCTGGCAAGGATCGTTTGGGTGAACTGCCAACCCTTTTTGCTGATGACTTTGATTTTGCCCTCAAAGGTCTTTCACGGTTGTTCAGAAAAAGCGATCTGAATTTTGACATTGATGAAGATAAGAGAATTCTGGAAATGGAACCTCCCCAGGACCTGATTCATAGATTTCGCTTTCTTCCCAGAGAGATCCAGCCCAGAAACGGGCGGCTTATTTTCACTGACAGCAAGGATCTCATTCAGGATGAAATCAAACGCTGCCGCAAAGACGAACTGGCCTGGCCGGCACTTCATTTCCTGTGGCCTTTGCACCCGGCCATGCAATGGCTCAACGACAGGGTTCAGACTTTTTTTGGCCGCCACGAGGCCCCGGTCCTGACCTTGCCCACCTTGAATAATGCTGAGATTATTTTTTTGTTGACCGGGATTATTCCCAACCGGAAAGGCCAGCCTTTAATTCAAAAATGGTTCGGCATTTCAATGGCAAATGTTTCATTCAAAGGGATTCTATCTTTAAAGGAGGTTCTGCAAAGGACTGAACTGGATAAAAGATCTTTTGCCAATCCAGGCGACTTCGGAGTCAGGCAGGAAGCTGCGGATTATCTGCCTCAGGTCATTCACAAGGCCAGGGAATGGATGAAGAATGTCCGCAGAGAGTTTGAGGATCATATTAATGTTCAGCTGAATCAGCAACTCAGTCGTCTTGAAGAACTCAGGGAGCGGCATATCCTTGAAATTGATCACCATCTCGGCTCCAAAAACATCTCTGAAAGCATCAGGCAAAAACGCAGGCAGGAACGACTACGGGAAGTAAACAGTCTTTTTGAAAACTATATTGACTGGATTGAAGATACTATGAGCACCGAAGACCATGCCTACATCAAGGTGGGGGCAGTGTTGCAGGGGCTGCGGGACTAACCCCTTAATAATTAAACTCTCTATAAACCCATATCAGGCAGGACTATGCCCATCGACTTAACCGGCATCAGCAATGAAAACGAGTTTTATGCTCACCACTATCTTTCAGCCATTCTGGAAAATGACCTCAAAGACCTGTTCAAACAATGGAACACAAGGCTGAAACAGGAAAAAATACCTACCCCTTATTCTCTTATCAGCAGTCTTTCCAGAGACTATTTTTATTTGAAAAATGATCTGGCCCACGAAAAAAACCCGCAGGCCCGACAGAATATTCAGGAAATATTTTATGAAAAGCTTTTGTCAGCCCTTGGATATGCCTGTAATCCTCAGGTGCGTGAAGGTCTTGAAGGCCTGCCGATTCCCATTGCAGGAGAGATATGCAAAGGTTCAGGTGCTCCTGAGCTCTGGATCCTGCCGGTTCTAAACAAAACATCCTTTGGGGAAACAGACCTCCTTGAGCTTGCTCCGCAGCCCGGACAATACCCGGGCCTTGAAGATATTCCTGAGCTTTCCCAGGTCACCTGGCAGGATATTCTTACCAAATCCATTTTTGCCAGAGAAGAACCGCCCAGATGGGTTGTCTTGGTCAGTGTATCCCATATTCTGCTTATTGACCGGGCCAAATGGGCGCAGAAGCGGGTACTTCGCTTTGACCTTGATGAGATCCTGGCCCGCAGGGAAGACTCCACCCTCAAGGCCATGGCAGCTCTTCTTCACCGGGAAAGTATCTGCCCGGAAGACGGAATTCCCCTCCTGGATACCCTGGAGGAGAACTCTCATAAACACGCCTACTCAGTATCCGAAGACCTGAAATACGCCCTGCGGGAATGCATAGAACTCCTGGGCAATGAGGCTGTCTGGCATCTGGAAAACGTCAGGCGCAAAGGCGTATATTCAGGAGCGGAAAAAATTGATCCATCCGAGCTTTCCAGGGAAGCCCTGCGCTTCATGTACCGGCTTCTGTTTATCTTTTATATTGAATCAAGACCTGATCTTGGCTATGTGCCCATGCAGTCCGATGCTTATCGAACCGGGTACAGCTTAGAATCCCTGCGGGACCTGGAAATGGTGCCCTTGACCACCCAGGAGTCTCAGGAAAATTATTACATCCACGAATCCATTCATCTCCTGTTTGAAATAATCTACAATGGCTGGCCCAAGGCTGACAGTCCCAGGGCACAGCAGCTCATGCCGGACAATTCCCTGATCAATACTTTTCTGATTCCACCTCTTCGCTCGCACCTGTTTGACCCCAACAGGACTCCTATTCTCAAAAAGGTCAAATTCAGAAACAAGGTTCTGCAAAAGATCATCCGGCTCATGTCCCTGACCCGCCCGGCCAGGGGACGCAACCAGCGCCGGGGACGCATCTCTTATGCCCAGCTGGGAATAAACCAGCTTGGAGCAGTGTATGAAGGTCTTCTCTCCTACAGAGGTTTTTTTGTTGAAAACGAACAGGGAGTTTACGAGGTTAAAAAGGCTGGAGAAGCGTGGAATCCTTTGTCCATTGCCTATTTTGTGCCCGCGCAGGAGCTGAAAAACTATGCTGAAAATGAAAAAGTTTACAATGATGACGGCACTCTGGTTCACTATTCCAAAGGAACTTTTATCTACCGCATGTCCGGCCGGGACCGGCAGAAATCCGCTTCCTACTATACACCCGAGTCTCTCACCCGCTGTCTCATCAGGTATTCCCTGAAAGAACTGCTCAGGGATAAAAGTGCCGACGATATTCTGGATTTGACTGTTTGCGAGCCAGCCATGGGCTCGGCTGCTTTTCTTAACGAAGCAGTCAATCAGCTGGCAGAAACTTATCTTGAGGAAAAGCAGCGTGAATTGAAAACCCAGCTTACAGTTGATGAACAGGCCAGGGAAAAGCAGAAGGTCAAGACTTATCTGGCGGACAATAATGTTTTTGGCATTGACCTGAACCCGGTGGCTGTTGAACTGGCAGAGGTTTCATTATGGCTGAACACCATCCATCCCGGAGGATACATTCCCTGGTTCGGCAATCAACTGGTCTGCGGCAACTCTCTCGTGGGAGCAAGAAGAGACGTTTTCAGCCCCAGTCTGCTCAAACCGGCAACCAGGCAGGATCCCTTATGGTTAGACAGCATCCCCAAAAGAATAAACCCGGGAGAAGTGCGGCACAAAAGCGGGGTTTACCATTTTCTGCTTCCAGACAGAAACATGGCCGCTTACAACGATAAAAACGTCAAGAAAATTGCACCTGAATCATTCCAGAAGATAAAAGACTGGAAAAAAGATTTTATCAGACCTTTTTCCGGAAAAGACATTGGTCAGATGCAGAAGCTTTCCCAGGCCATTGATGAATTGTGGGAAGAACATACCAGGAATCAGCGCCGGCTCAGGCAGAAAAACAGAGATCCCATTTCATTTTTCGGGCATAAGGAAGATGACCGGGAGCAGACCCCTTTTGAACTCAAGGACCGGATTCTGCGTCAGGAGCAATGGTCTGAAGGACTGCGCCATTCCACTCCATACAAAAGGCTTAAGCTGGCCATGGATTACTGGTGCGCCCTGTGGTTCTGGCCCCTGGAAAAGGCTGACCTTTTACCTTCCAGGGAGGCCTTTCTGCTGGAAATGTCCCTGATTCTGCAGGGAGAGGTTTACCAGGCAAGCAGTGACAAGGATGGTTTATCGAGATGGCCGGGCCTGAAGCAGCCTGAAAGTGACAAGCTGCCCTTTGACCGCCGTCTGGGCCTGGTGGATGTGGATGGTTTATGCGATAAAATGGATCGTCTGCGACTGGCCAGGGATTTGACGCAAAAATACCGATTTCTGCACTGGGAGATGGAGTTTTCAGATATTATCCAGGACAGGGGCGGGTTTGACCTGATTCTTGGAAATCCGCCGTGGATAAAGGTTCAATGGGAAGAAAGCGGAGTCATGGGCGACCATGAGCCTCTGTTTGTTCTCAAAAAGATGAGCGCCACCAGACTGGCCAGTTTGCGCAATGATACCCTTGAAAGGCTTAGCCTGGCTCCTTCTTATCTGCAGGCCTATGAAGAGGCAGAAGCCACCCAGCTGTTTCTCAACGCACAGCAGAACTACCCGGTTTTGCACAGAATGCAGTCAAACCTGTATAAATGCTTCCTTCCTCAAGCCTGGAGATACGGCACAAAACACGGGGTGTCAGGATTTCTTCATCCGGAAGGAGTATATGATGATCCCAAAGGAGGAACACTCAGGCAAGCAGTTTATCCCAGACTCAGGTATCATTTTAATTTCATAAATGAGTTAAAACTATTTTCAGATATTGACCATCATAACTCTTTCAGCGTTAACATTTACTCTGAATCAAGAAATAGAGCTTCGTTTATTCACATCGCCAATCTTTATCTTCCCAACACAGTTGATGGCTGTTTTGATCACAGCGGAAAGGGTCCTGTTCCAGGCATTAAAGACCAAGACAATAAATGGAATGTACATGGCCATGCCTCCCGTCTGCTTTCTGTCACTGAAAAAGAACTCTCCCTGTTTGCCAGCCTTTATGATGCGTCAGGTACATCTCCTTTGCAGGCCAGACTGCCTGCATTGCACACTGTTGAGTTGGTGAGTGTCCTGGAAAAGTTTGCAGCGCAGCCAAGGAAACTTGGAGACTTGCAGGGCGAGTATTTTTCAACTGAGATGTGGCATGAAACAAATTCACAGAATGACGGAACAATCCGTCGACTTACAAAATTTCCGGATACATCAAAAGAATGGATTATGTCCGGACCTCATTTTTTTGTAGGCAACCCCTTTTACAAAACTCCCAGGGAAAAATGCACACTTAATTCGCATTATGACATTCTGGACCTTACTGACCTCTCTGACGATTATCTGCCCCGAACCAACTATGTGCCCAATTGCTCCCAAGAGGAATACCACCGCCGCACTCCAAAAGTGCCCTGGGACGGGAGGCCGGTGACTGATTATTATCGGTGCGTAAATAGAGAAATGATCGGTCCTTCAGCTGAGCGTACATTTGTATCTGTAATCATTCCAAAATCAGCTGCACATATTAACACCTGCTTAGCAACATGCTTTAAAAAAATCCAAACAGTCTTAGATTATTACTCATTGAGCATTTCTACAGTGATTGATTTTAGAGTAAAAAGCACAGGAATGGCCCATGCGAACACTAGCTTAATTGCCCACTTACCAGTTTTGCATTTATGCGCCCTCAGAATATTGATTCACCTTCGGGCTTTGACCCTGTCATGCCTCACAACCCACTTCGCATCCCTCTGGTCTTCCTGCTGGCAAAACTCCTTCTCTATAGATTCCTGGGCTAAGGATGATCCGCGGCTGCCCGATTCATTTTTCCGCAGCCTGACCCCCAAATGGCATCGAGACTGCGCCCTGCGCACAGACTATGCCAGACGCCAGGCCCTGGTGGAGATCGACGTGCTCACTGCCCAGGCCCTGGGGCTGACTTTGGAAGAGCTCAAGACCATATACAGGGTTCAGTTTCCGGTTATGCGTCAATACGAAGCTGACACATGGTATGACCAGAACGGCCGGATAGCATTCACCAACTCCAAAGGGCTGACCGGAGTGGGATTCTCCAGACCTGAATGGAATGACCAGACTGAGGAAGTCAAAAACGACCAGGGCCGGATCATCCGCATATCCAAATCCAGCCAACCCCTTACCCGTCCATTTACAGACACCACCCTGCCCACAGGCCCATACGAAAAAACCATAGAGTACCTCCCGCCCTTTGATAAGTGCGATAGAGAAGAGGATTATGAAGTGGTATGGAAAAAGTTTGAAAGAAGATTTCAGGATAATTATCCCCGGTGATGGCATTAAGGCCATGAAAACAGACACATACAGATTGAAACACTCTTTCTTGACAAAACAAATAGCAGTATCATAATGATACTGTAGTTAGCTGGAGGCTGGTTTGGCTAAATGGAAACCTCATTATGATCTGAAAAAATCTAAAAGTTTAATTGATTCGGATAAATATATCGTTTTAAAGTCTGCAAAAACAACAGCTTTCAAGCTAAATTTTAACGAACAAAGAATAAAAGATGCTTTGCTGAACATCAGACCGTCTGATTTCAGCAAATCAGAGGAAGACTGGCAGATTAAGGGGCATTGGCAGGATGCTTATAAGACCTGCTATGATGGTCACCGTCTTTATGTGAAGTGGAAGATCACTGAAAACAAAGAAGAACATCTGCTGGTCCTGTCATTTAAGGAAGACCAGGGAGGAGAGATATGAGTTTTGCAAATGGCATGTCCTGCCCTGTTTGCGGCAAAGGCCATATTCAGAGGCATCTCAAGCGGGAAGAATTTGAATATAAGGGCCAGACGAAGATTATCGACGACTATCCCCTGCTTATTTGCGACGCTTGTGAAGAGGAATTTGTTTCTGCAGAAGATTCCAGGCTTTTTGATAAGGAGTTGACCGCCTTTCAGCGAAAAGTTGATGGTCTGCTTACTCCTGATGAAATAAGGTCTATCCGGGAAAAACTTGGATATAACCAGACCAGGTTTGCCAGACTGCTCAGGG
The window above is part of the Desulfonatronovibrio magnus genome. Proteins encoded here:
- a CDS encoding ATP-binding protein, with the protein product MASEYHSENNSLIRQYLLKQSNIFFAVTDIHGVILECSDSMLILASERDSIVGQPLGKFLWENDQARFDKLLNNPGLSLTLGFPDNRGNLSWRKCHTIPDRDNLLFFAEPEAASSNDIIEEMSRLNNELSTTTRTLNKKNRQLKKQQKELNEAREAAEQANREKDKVLKHLEELVDSRTAQLKEAKIKAEAANQAKSSFLANMSHELRTPMNAIMGFAHLVQQGALTQRQMEQMTKLSNSARQLLGLINDIIDISRLEQQSLVLEEKVFQPEHLIHQIIDACYTNIRNQQIKLKVDLKDLPCLLLGDSDRLKQILGHLVNNAVKFTEKGVITIQAGVTEQNNSRATVRFEVCDTGIGLSEEQIQQLFQNFEQMDASSSRRFGGTGAGLALSSKLVSLMQGSIGVESNLGEGACFRVEIPFELPSVEKGRLQLFKNLNNIRALIIDDDNQAREILQEMATAIGMRADTCGSATQGLMAATKAQDEDDPYFVAIIDWKMPEIDGIQTLEALRKLDLKVQPACVMVTAYGDMFPGYQSTKNEFSSVLTKPVTSEDLHMALIDALSEAHGDSLAVDCQPGRGTSLAGQDKNTDQKVSTGRSESAEFVTEKIPCTARDKKIAEDALDILESLLVENNTHANDHFAEFRKVFKACLGEKSESIWQLIDDYEYTEALELLRETRPRE
- a CDS encoding helicase-related protein is translated as MPHTLDKILAPGARILVRDAEWLVRRVDRSSTGGQALTCIGLSELVRDKEAVFLTAIEALKAKVQVLDPSTTSLVPDNSSHYLDSRLYLESLLRQTPPTDVNLYIGHKAAMDMVPFQLDPALQALDKPRQRILIADAVGLGKTLEAGILLSELIRRGRGKRILVVTMKSMLTQFQKELWTRFTIPLTRLDSIGLQRVRSRIPANHNPFYYFDRSIISIDTLKQDNEFRVHLEKAAWDVIVIDEAHNVAERGHGRTQRSRLARLLSKQSDSLIMLSATPHDGRARSFASLMNMLDPTAIANPDDYGPQDIQGLFIRRFKKDIQHQVQGSFKERKISTSHVDATPAEETAFETLMDMNIQNLDKGRGSGHLFRTILEKALFSSPAACMETIDSRLNQLAKASNSSLSADIEALTRLRRDVAAIGPEDFSRFTRLIKLMTDPQSELFWTGQDPSDRLVIFTERIATLNFLTAHLPGRLNLKTKHVAALHGGLSDIDQQKIVEDFGRDESHLRLLIASDVASEGINLHYLCHRLIHFDIPWSLMVFQQRNGRIDRYGQEKTPLIHYLVTTSVTPKIHGDMRILDLLIHKDDEAVKNIGYPSALMGVYDIDEEEARTARALEENLSPEAFETQLLSADQEDTLDLLAFLEQGQQSSSSDSGKDRLGELPTLFADDFDFALKGLSRLFRKSDLNFDIDEDKRILEMEPPQDLIHRFRFLPREIQPRNGRLIFTDSKDLIQDEIKRCRKDELAWPALHFLWPLHPAMQWLNDRVQTFFGRHEAPVLTLPTLNNAEIIFLLTGIIPNRKGQPLIQKWFGISMANVSFKGILSLKEVLQRTELDKRSFANPGDFGVRQEAADYLPQVIHKAREWMKNVRREFEDHINVQLNQQLSRLEELRERHILEIDHHLGSKNISESIRQKRRQERLREVNSLFENYIDWIEDTMSTEDHAYIKVGAVLQGLRD
- a CDS encoding Eco57I restriction-modification methylase domain-containing protein, which encodes MPIDLTGISNENEFYAHHYLSAILENDLKDLFKQWNTRLKQEKIPTPYSLISSLSRDYFYLKNDLAHEKNPQARQNIQEIFYEKLLSALGYACNPQVREGLEGLPIPIAGEICKGSGAPELWILPVLNKTSFGETDLLELAPQPGQYPGLEDIPELSQVTWQDILTKSIFAREEPPRWVVLVSVSHILLIDRAKWAQKRVLRFDLDEILARREDSTLKAMAALLHRESICPEDGIPLLDTLEENSHKHAYSVSEDLKYALRECIELLGNEAVWHLENVRRKGVYSGAEKIDPSELSREALRFMYRLLFIFYIESRPDLGYVPMQSDAYRTGYSLESLRDLEMVPLTTQESQENYYIHESIHLLFEIIYNGWPKADSPRAQQLMPDNSLINTFLIPPLRSHLFDPNRTPILKKVKFRNKVLQKIIRLMSLTRPARGRNQRRGRISYAQLGINQLGAVYEGLLSYRGFFVENEQGVYEVKKAGEAWNPLSIAYFVPAQELKNYAENEKVYNDDGTLVHYSKGTFIYRMSGRDRQKSASYYTPESLTRCLIRYSLKELLRDKSADDILDLTVCEPAMGSAAFLNEAVNQLAETYLEEKQRELKTQLTVDEQAREKQKVKTYLADNNVFGIDLNPVAVELAEVSLWLNTIHPGGYIPWFGNQLVCGNSLVGARRDVFSPSLLKPATRQDPLWLDSIPKRINPGEVRHKSGVYHFLLPDRNMAAYNDKNVKKIAPESFQKIKDWKKDFIRPFSGKDIGQMQKLSQAIDELWEEHTRNQRRLRQKNRDPISFFGHKEDDREQTPFELKDRILRQEQWSEGLRHSTPYKRLKLAMDYWCALWFWPLEKADLLPSREAFLLEMSLILQGEVYQASSDKDGLSRWPGLKQPESDKLPFDRRLGLVDVDGLCDKMDRLRLARDLTQKYRFLHWEMEFSDIIQDRGGFDLILGNPPWIKVQWEESGVMGDHEPLFVLKKMSATRLASLRNDTLERLSLAPSYLQAYEEAEATQLFLNAQQNYPVLHRMQSNLYKCFLPQAWRYGTKHGVSGFLHPEGVYDDPKGGTLRQAVYPRLRYHFNFINELKLFSDIDHHNSFSVNIYSESRNRASFIHIANLYLPNTVDGCFDHSGKGPVPGIKDQDNKWNVHGHASRLLSVTEKELSLFASLYDASGTSPLQARLPALHTVELVSVLEKFAAQPRKLGDLQGEYFSTEMWHETNSQNDGTIRRLTKFPDTSKEWIMSGPHFFVGNPFYKTPREKCTLNSHYDILDLTDLSDDYLPRTNYVPNCSQEEYHRRTPKVPWDGRPVTDYYRCVNREMIGPSAERTFVSVIIPKSAAHINTCLATCFKKIQTVLDYYSLSISTVIDFRVKSTGMAHANTSLIAHLPVLHLCALRILIHLRALTLSCLTTHFASLWSSCWQNSFSIDSWAKDDPRLPDSFFRSLTPKWHRDCALRTDYARRQALVEIDVLTAQALGLTLEELKTIYRVQFPVMRQYEADTWYDQNGRIAFTNSKGLTGVGFSRPEWNDQTEEVKNDQGRIIRISKSSQPLTRPFTDTTLPTGPYEKTIEYLPPFDKCDREEDYEVVWKKFERRFQDNYPR
- a CDS encoding type II toxin-antitoxin system MqsR family toxin translates to MAKWKPHYDLKKSKSLIDSDKYIVLKSAKTTAFKLNFNEQRIKDALLNIRPSDFSKSEEDWQIKGHWQDAYKTCYDGHRLYVKWKITENKEEHLLVLSFKEDQGGEI
- a CDS encoding type II toxin-antitoxin system MqsA family antitoxin, with product MSFANGMSCPVCGKGHIQRHLKREEFEYKGQTKIIDDYPLLICDACEEEFVSAEDSRLFDKELTAFQRKVDGLLTPDEIRSIREKLGYNQTRFARLLRVGEKNFARYETGVSPQSRYLDWLMRILNDYPEAIKTITHNTDSNPDKNISTKYPKNVSDRILVLQEESDLKI